One Bythopirellula goksoeyrii genomic window, AACCAATTGCCGCTCATAGAGAATTTGCACGACCCCAATTTTGATTTCCCAAACTTTGTCTTTGGTTCTAATATCTTTGGGGAACCCGGATCGGGAAGCTTCGACATAGCCACCTCCCGGAACGGATTCGGCAGCGTCCATGTGAACTTCCGAACTCCGGATGGATTTCTCACTGGTTTTGTAGACTACGCGATTAATGGACCGAACAACGAACTAGGTCCGACAGTGGCTGGACCGGGGCGCGCAGTTCAAGCAGTGGTTGTTGGAACAGGCATTGACGGCAATCCAGAAGTATTACTCGTCGACCTTACAAGTGGTGCCGATGGACTTCCAGACAATCTAAACGGCAACATTGTTGGCGGTTTCTTCTTTGTTGTGAACGCCGACGATGAAGTGATTGGCACCGGTGTGGACTACGAAGACTTGCACACTTTTAACGTTGCCTTCGAGAGGTTTGAAGTTCGCAACCTTACCGAGACCGATGGTATTGAACTAATGAAAACTGTTACGCTCGATAATCGCCACTTGCCAGTCAAACGTCAGGGAGAGTTTGTCGAGTTGGGTGTGGGAGTTCGCTACCTGAGACTCAACGACGTATTCTACTTCAATGGTAGTGGAGGAATCTTGGGCCGCACTTATGCAACCACTGGCGCAGAGAACCAGATTGTCGGACCACAGGTTCGTGGAAGATGGTCGAAGCAAAGGGGACGTTGGAACTTCGGACTCGATGGTAGATTTATGTTCGGCTACAACGTCCAGGACCAAACTCAGATAGGTGCCATTGGCGAAGACCTTTCTCCGGGTGCAGTCAACTCACCGATCTATGCCCAACCGCATGCGGTTTCCTATGCTCGGCAGCAACAGAACTTCTCTCCGGTGGCAGAAATCCGAGCAGACTGCAGCTATCAGATTACCAGCTCGATCGCGGCCAAGCTTGGATACACTGGAATCTTTGTGGAAAACATCACGCGTGCTTCACAGACGGTCGACTGGTATATCCCAGACCTTGGTATTCTGAAAGGTGGCAACAATGAAATCTATGTCAATGGCGTGGACTTCGGGTTCGAAGCCGTCTACTAGACTTGGATGCAGTTAGCTTAATGAAACTTCAACGCCCAGGGGTTGCCTCTCTTCAAAAGAAGCAGTCTGGGCGTTCTGTTTTTTTAGGCCTTCGCTTGACTCAAATGCATCTTCCGCAACTCGCCAAGTTCCAGCTCTAGGCGATGGCGAAGGGGGCTTTCTGGACGCAGTTCTGACAACAGATTGTCGGCATTGTCGAACGCATCTTCAGTTAGTCCATCTTTGAATAAACGACTCCAGGTTCGGGAAACTTCATTCTCGGTAAGCAACTTGATGTTCCTTATGCAGGCTAACAATTTGGCAATTAGACCTTTCTCTATCTGTGATTATTATCTCTCCAATCGAAATAATGAGCAAGTGGATCGGATGATTTTGCAGCTTTTCAGCTAAGTGCCATAGATGGTGAACCCATATGCTAGGAGGAATAACCTCACCGACGGCAGAAGATAGGGACTATGTCGGTCAACGAAGAGTCGAAAACTTTGTCGTCTCTTCTTGAGAATCGCAATATGCGTATACTAGGAGACTGACTTATTTTAAGCCCAAATCCTCTCCAAGGATCGAGTTGCTGGCAATTTGCACTCTGGTTCGGAGAGCCGCAATGTCGATTAATAAGAGGTTCCCGTAGCTTATTGCGGTTAATATCAGCTGAAAGTTTGCGGAGTTTCAAATTACTTCCTAGAGGGGGTGCATCCAGCATGATTGGCATTTACAATGGTATTCGAATAATCGCTGGTTTTCGCCGCCTCATGCAGCCGAGGATGCCTCGCATTGTAGGGTCGACAAGAGTGTTGTGGCGACCACAGCATTGCTTGCATTGGTGTGGATGTCCGCAAGATCCTCTAGTGGCATGTCTGCCGTCCATTAGCAAGCCGAGAGATGGCCGCTATTAGTATGGGGCCGTTGAAGTGGGTCCCTCCTAGCATGCGACGCTGCCGGTAAACCTGTAACAACGGACTCGATTGTTCGCATAGATGGATATGTGACATTCGATAGTCCCGTTTGAGAATTGGTGTTAGTCGTGCATTTGGATCACTTGCCTGGTTCGTTTTTTGGCCCTTCCAACCTAGTTGAGTTGTTGCAGCATCGTGCCCTGCATCAAGGGGATGATGTTGGCTTTCGGTTTATTGTCGATGGCGAGCATGAGACTATCGAGTGGACCTATGCCGACCTCGATCGCAAAGCCCGCTCCATTGCCGTCTCGCTCCAATCCCTTGATCTCGAAGGCGAACGAGCGCTGCTTCTTTATCCTTCGGGGCTGGATTTCGTAGCGGCCTTTTTCGGTTGTCTCTATGCCGGCGTGACCGCCGTGCCTGCATATCCGCCGCGACGCAATCGCAACATGGCCCGCATCGACTCGATTGCCAATGATGCCGAAGCCAAAATTGCACTGACAACCGTCGATGTGTTGGAACGTGTACAAACGATGATCGGTGATACGCCATCGTTGCAGCGAATTCGGTGGCGTGCTACTGATCAACTAGACGACGAGTGGGCCAATAGTTGGCAGCGACCTGATGTGCACGGTGATACGCTTGCGTTCTTGCAGTACACATCGGGATCAACGGGCTCTCCCAAAGGAGTGATGCTCTCACACGCCAATCTCATGCACAACTCGGCGATGATCGCCTACGCATTTGAGCATACCCGTTCGGGTAGCGGAGTCTTCTGGCTCCCCCTCTATCACGACATGGGTCTCATCGGCGGGATTCTGCAACCGCTGCATATGGGCAGATCCAATACTTTGCTTTCGCCAACGCACTTCTTGCAAAAGCCGGTGCGCTGGCTGAAAGTCGTTTCACAAACTCGAGCCACTATCTCGGGTGGGCCTAATTTCGCCTATGACCTCTGTACGCAAAAGGTAACGGCTGAGCAAAAAGCGACACTCGATCTGAGCCAGTGGACACTGGCTTTCAATGGCGCGGAACCGGTTCGGGCAGAAACTATCGAGCGTTTTACCGAGGCCTTCGCGGAATGCGGTTTTAGGCGAGAAGCGTTCTATCCTTGTTATGGACTGGCTGAGGCAACTTTGATCGTAACCGGAGGGTTCAAGCAGTCTCTCCCAGATGTCCGGGCATTCGATATTTCTGGTCTCGAGCAGAATGATGTCGTCGAAACCACCCCAGGTGCCGAGGGTTCTCGACTCCTTGTAGGCAGTGGCGGCAATCTACTTGACCAGCAGATCGTCATCACCGACCCGGAAACATTCGCCAATTTGGGTGACGGGAAGGTGGGCGAGATTTGGGTGTCGGGGCCTAGCGTGGCTGGAGGCTATTGGAAACGAGACGACCTTTCCCGCGAGATCTTCCAGGCACGCCTGCAAGATGGGCGTGGTCCATTCCTGCGGACCGGAGACCTTGGATTCCTCCTCGAAGGTGAACTCTTCGTCACGGGGCGACTTAAAGACCTGATCATTATTCGGGGAGTCAATCATTATCCTCAGGACATCGAGCAAACAGTACAGTCCGCACACTCCGACGTGGTACCAGGCGCTGGTGCGGCTGTCGTCACCGGCGAAGATGGTTCCGAACAACTCGTCATTGTTCAAGAAGTCGTCCGCCGTCGCGATCTCCCCTTCTCTGAGATAACTGAAGCGATTCGCAAACGGGTCGCCCTAGTACATGAGTTAAATGTTTCTGCTGTTGTTCTGATCAAAGCGAGCAGTATCCCCAAGACCTCTAGCGGCAAGATACAGCGTCATGCCTGTCGCGATGGATTCCTGGCAGGCACTTTGGCTGCCGTTGCCAAGTGGTCGAGTGAAGAAGGTGATGAAGTCGTCGCTCCTTCACTCAGGCGCAAGGAGAGAATGACTGAGGCCACCTGGGTCGAAGAAGGTGATACCACCGACACCGTTGAAGATACAACCTCGACAACAACAAGCTCAGTTGATGCCAACGGCGTTGCCTTGCCGGAAGATGTACCTTCTTCCATGCGCCCTCCAACGAAGGTCCCGGTCGGTCAAACGGCCGAAATCGCAGATGTGGTGTATGCGAAGGTCCGCGCAATCGGTCGCGAACGAGTAGGAGAACTCAATTGGGATACGAACATCTTGGAATTGGGGCTCGATTCTCTCGAGCGAATGGAGATCGTGGCCTCGCTGGAAGAGGCCTTTGGCGGCCGATTCCCTGAGCAAATCCTTCCCTCGATGGAAACGTGTGGAGAGGTTGTCGAGGCCATCCAGCGGTATATGGGAGGTACTGCCAAGCGACGCAGTGTACGACC contains:
- a CDS encoding BBP7 family outer membrane beta-barrel protein, giving the protein MTAPKIFNWVATSLLITMSSVVSQAQPLHHELVLEGPNPTPLLMDNPNHDLQFFAPVDFDFECRPIRQQCGYFFSFEKSFWAATGERVTVGDPNEVVFSELIFGGNLSPFSIGTPPPQYIINNSIQDAPPNGRDFGHGDRYEFGYTQGGNGWMIGVMDGPEIAGRQIFGFNSLTIPNQLPLIENLHDPNFDFPNFVFGSNIFGEPGSGSFDIATSRNGFGSVHVNFRTPDGFLTGFVDYAINGPNNELGPTVAGPGRAVQAVVVGTGIDGNPEVLLVDLTSGADGLPDNLNGNIVGGFFFVVNADDEVIGTGVDYEDLHTFNVAFERFEVRNLTETDGIELMKTVTLDNRHLPVKRQGEFVELGVGVRYLRLNDVFYFNGSGGILGRTYATTGAENQIVGPQVRGRWSKQRGRWNFGLDGRFMFGYNVQDQTQIGAIGEDLSPGAVNSPIYAQPHAVSYARQQQNFSPVAEIRADCSYQITSSIAAKLGYTGIFVENITRASQTVDWYIPDLGILKGGNNEIYVNGVDFGFEAVY
- a CDS encoding aminotransferase class I/II-fold pyridoxal phosphate-dependent enzyme, whose product is MHLDHLPGSFFGPSNLVELLQHRALHQGDDVGFRFIVDGEHETIEWTYADLDRKARSIAVSLQSLDLEGERALLLYPSGLDFVAAFFGCLYAGVTAVPAYPPRRNRNMARIDSIANDAEAKIALTTVDVLERVQTMIGDTPSLQRIRWRATDQLDDEWANSWQRPDVHGDTLAFLQYTSGSTGSPKGVMLSHANLMHNSAMIAYAFEHTRSGSGVFWLPLYHDMGLIGGILQPLHMGRSNTLLSPTHFLQKPVRWLKVVSQTRATISGGPNFAYDLCTQKVTAEQKATLDLSQWTLAFNGAEPVRAETIERFTEAFAECGFRREAFYPCYGLAEATLIVTGGFKQSLPDVRAFDISGLEQNDVVETTPGAEGSRLLVGSGGNLLDQQIVITDPETFANLGDGKVGEIWVSGPSVAGGYWKRDDLSREIFQARLQDGRGPFLRTGDLGFLLEGELFVTGRLKDLIIIRGVNHYPQDIEQTVQSAHSDVVPGAGAAVVTGEDGSEQLVIVQEVVRRRDLPFSEITEAIRKRVALVHELNVSAVVLIKASSIPKTSSGKIQRHACRDGFLAGTLAAVAKWSSEEGDEVVAPSLRRKERMTEATWVEEGDTTDTVEDTTSTTTSSVDANGVALPEDVPSSMRPPTKVPVGQTAEIADVVYAKVRAIGRERVGELNWDTNILELGLDSLERMEIVASLEEAFGGRFPEQILPSMETCGEVVEAIQRYMGGTAKRRSVRPDHYEVHPEDYDFAESADYLRLQQNLRIAQRSGLPIPFFNVHEGITNDRAVIGGKEYINFCSYNYLGMSGDPTVTQAVQEAVAKFGTSVSASRVVSGQKTIHVQLERAIADFIGTEDSIVFVGGHSTNETTIGHLFGAGDMVLHDSLSHNSILQGAMLSGARRRPFPHNDWKACDEILTELRHEYHKVLIVVEGVYSMDGDYPDVPKFVEVKQRHKAYLMVDEAHSMGTMGPHGRGMSEHFEVDPRDVDIWMGTLSKSFGSCGGYIAGSKEIVEYLKYTAPGFVYSVGLSPPNAAAALASLQLLQEEPERVAQLGKNSRLFLQLAKEAKLDTGLSNNTPVVPVITGNSENALRLSHGLFERGINVQPILYPAVEESAARLRFFITSTHTEEQIRQTVAAVSEELAKFDPVYERLLRATASPTGESALFR